A section of the Orenia marismortui DSM 5156 genome encodes:
- a CDS encoding IS30 family transposase — translation MTYLNDTPKSRKNKHLNAYERGQIALLHSEGMNPNAIAKRLGRASNTIRNELKRGTVSQIKANKKIMVYYPDTGQRVYESNRKNCGPKFKLLQCEEFIDYVIEQFYEKGHSLDAICGAAKLHNKFPKPEMVSTKTLYNYVNAGLLTIKNIDLPLKLKRSSKRKHTKNNKKKLGTSIDQRPESINNRSEFGHWEIDTMIGKKTKNESVLLTMTERMTRKEIIRKIPAKTAQAVQDAILKLVNEAGDCFPKVFKSFTCDNGSEFAQMSFLEQISDTKVYFAHPYSSWERGTNERHNGLIRRFIPKGNSLNQFSIESIARVQNWCNTLPRKILDYLTPDEIFEDKLKQILYD, via the coding sequence ATGACTTACTTAAATGATACACCAAAATCCCGAAAAAATAAACACCTAAATGCTTATGAACGTGGTCAAATTGCATTATTACATTCCGAAGGAATGAATCCAAATGCTATTGCAAAACGTTTAGGTAGAGCTTCTAATACCATTAGAAACGAACTAAAACGTGGTACAGTTTCTCAAATTAAAGCTAATAAAAAGATTATGGTCTATTACCCTGACACTGGTCAAAGAGTTTATGAATCTAATCGCAAGAATTGTGGTCCTAAATTTAAACTTTTGCAATGTGAAGAGTTCATTGATTATGTTATAGAACAGTTCTACGAAAAAGGACATTCTCTTGATGCTATATGTGGTGCAGCAAAACTTCATAATAAATTTCCAAAGCCAGAGATGGTATCTACTAAAACGCTTTATAACTACGTCAACGCTGGATTATTGACAATTAAAAACATTGATTTACCTTTGAAGCTTAAGCGTTCTTCAAAAAGAAAGCACACTAAAAATAATAAAAAGAAGCTTGGTACAAGTATAGATCAACGCCCTGAAAGTATTAATAATCGTAGTGAGTTTGGTCACTGGGAAATTGACACTATGATAGGCAAAAAGACTAAAAATGAATCAGTTTTACTTACTATGACAGAACGTATGACTCGTAAAGAAATTATTCGTAAAATCCCTGCCAAGACTGCTCAAGCAGTTCAAGATGCTATTTTAAAGCTCGTTAATGAAGCAGGAGATTGTTTTCCAAAAGTATTTAAAAGCTTCACTTGTGATAATGGCTCTGAGTTTGCTCAAATGTCATTTTTAGAGCAAATTAGTGATACTAAAGTATACTTTGCACATCCATATTCATCATGGGAAAGAGGAACTAATGAGCGTCATAATGGTCTTATAAGACGCTTTATCCCTAAAGGTAATAGTCTAAACCAATTCTCTATTGAATCTATTGCTAGAGTCCAAAACTGGTGCAATACTTTACCAAGAAAAATCTTAGATTACCTAACCCCTGATGAAATATTTGAAGATAAATTAAAACAAATTCTTTATGACTAA
- a CDS encoding aspartate/glutamate racemase family protein: protein MKRIGLIGGMSWESSLEYYRITNELIKDRLGSPHSSKSIMYSVDFAEFEKLQHNGEWEVIASKMINIAKKLVRSGAELILICTNTMHKIAEDVQKNIKVPLLHIADATAEDIKAKQITKVGLLGTKFTMEQDFYTGRLKEKHGIDVIIPDTRERDIVHNVIFKELISGIIKEESKVKFKKIIKNLKANGAEGVILGCTEIPLLIEDEDSELPIFNTTMLHAKKAVNLALE from the coding sequence ATGAAAAGAATAGGATTAATTGGTGGTATGAGTTGGGAATCTTCACTTGAGTATTATCGTATTACTAATGAGTTGATTAAAGATCGGTTGGGATCACCTCATTCATCTAAAAGTATTATGTATTCAGTTGATTTTGCTGAATTTGAAAAATTACAGCATAATGGAGAATGGGAAGTAATAGCTAGCAAAATGATTAATATTGCAAAAAAATTAGTAAGGTCAGGGGCTGAATTAATATTAATCTGTACAAATACAATGCATAAAATAGCTGAAGATGTTCAAAAGAATATCAAAGTTCCGTTACTACATATAGCAGATGCTACTGCTGAAGATATCAAAGCTAAGCAGATAACTAAAGTTGGTCTTTTGGGTACTAAGTTTACTATGGAGCAAGATTTTTATACAGGAAGGTTAAAGGAGAAACATGGAATCGATGTAATTATACCCGATACTAGAGAGAGGGACATTGTTCACAATGTAATTTTTAAAGAATTAATATCTGGAATTATAAAGGAGGAGTCTAAAGTTAAATTTAAAAAGATAATCAAAAATCTCAAGGCTAATGGTGCAGAAGGAGTAATTTTAGGTTGTACAGAGATTCCCTTATTAATTGAAGATGAAGATAGTGAACTACCTATATTCAATACTACAATGCTGCATGCCAAAAAAGCTGTTAATTTAGCCTTGGAATAA
- a CDS encoding NADase-type glycan-binding domain-containing protein, producing the protein MKKVFLILSILIIIINGLAFAKALYPTMTLVKDIESSSYLISKQQAKLAYHPINLIDEDPKTAWIEGVEGDGIGEYLTFYFLRAIDIEGMKILNGYAKSNELFESNNRIKALELIINRSQRKTILLDDINKEQIINFKAENVRSIKLIIKDIYKAKFDDTALSGIEFLTNIESEKVNIERREEIIKLFNRANFGETFRSNQSTKLYLNALDNKFKEGIGPQIIREVFASDYPSLDGAGNDLRLHNLLRAIKKNPNLISPVLKVVYDKSDKGLLASESDLEDIYVYTIRMLLDDNLVALPLMKDSGVGYYTTYYNILDLGDTRIVPKFLDKLIETGIWHEFSCELMPSEILIREKDDYTEQVIKKYLKKKAMSQEVREELKRVLVTD; encoded by the coding sequence ATGAAAAAAGTCTTTTTGATTCTTAGCATATTGATTATTATAATAAATGGTCTAGCTTTTGCTAAAGCCTTATATCCAACAATGACCCTAGTCAAAGATATTGAATCTTCTTCTTATTTGATTAGTAAGCAGCAAGCTAAGTTGGCTTATCACCCAATAAACTTAATTGATGAAGATCCAAAGACAGCTTGGATTGAAGGGGTAGAAGGTGATGGGATTGGTGAATATCTTACTTTCTACTTTTTAAGAGCAATTGATATTGAAGGAATGAAGATTTTAAATGGTTATGCCAAGTCTAATGAATTATTTGAGTCAAATAATAGAATAAAGGCTCTAGAATTGATTATAAATAGATCGCAGCGAAAAACTATCCTATTAGATGATATAAATAAAGAACAGATTATAAATTTTAAAGCGGAGAATGTAAGGTCAATTAAATTAATAATCAAAGATATTTACAAAGCTAAGTTTGATGATACTGCTCTTTCAGGAATCGAATTTTTAACTAATATAGAAAGTGAAAAAGTAAATATAGAGAGAAGGGAAGAAATTATTAAGCTGTTTAATAGAGCTAATTTTGGAGAAACTTTTAGATCAAATCAGAGTACTAAGTTATATCTAAATGCTTTAGACAATAAGTTCAAAGAAGGTATTGGGCCACAAATAATCAGAGAAGTCTTTGCAAGTGATTATCCTTCCTTAGATGGTGCAGGAAATGATTTGAGGCTTCATAATCTTCTGCGGGCTATTAAGAAAAATCCTAATTTAATTTCACCAGTTTTAAAAGTAGTCTATGATAAAAGTGATAAAGGATTATTAGCTTCTGAATCTGACCTAGAAGATATCTATGTATATACAATAAGAATGTTATTAGATGATAATTTGGTCGCATTACCTTTGATGAAAGATAGTGGGGTTGGCTATTATACTACATATTATAATATTTTAGATTTGGGCGATACAAGAATTGTGCCTAAATTCTTAGATAAATTAATTGAAACCGGTATTTGGCATGAGTTTTCTTGTGAGTTAATGCCTAGCGAAATTTTAATTAGGGAGAAGGATGATTATACTGAACAAGTTATTAAAAAATATTTAAAGAAAAAAGCTATGAGTCAAGAAGTAAGAGAAGAATTGAAAAGAGTTCTAGTAACAGATTAA
- a CDS encoding EFR1 family ferrodoxin (N-terminal region resembles flavodoxins. C-terminal ferrodoxin region binds two 4Fe-4S clusters.) codes for MQIDKLSKVYFSPTNTTQEIVEAIAKGLRIEDTERIDLTKVDTRKNFSLNLNSNNQLLIIGVPVYEERIPDLVKEPLNNLRGEGQGVILIAVYGNIGEGIALQELKNLVEKNGFNVVAAGSFIGEHSFSNSQLKIATGRPDEDDLKQAEQFAIRITEKLLKIDNIEEISKLNIQGELPLMAKFLPKNSAKIFAKRPKVAKEKCNNCGICIKVCPVGAIDQEELKINNEICLRCFACAKKCPQEARNIKFKKELLVKFILRKKGAERKEVKIYL; via the coding sequence ATGCAGATAGATAAGTTAAGTAAAGTATACTTTTCTCCAACTAATACAACCCAAGAGATAGTTGAAGCTATAGCCAAGGGACTAAGAATTGAAGATACAGAGAGAATAGATTTGACTAAAGTAGATACTCGTAAAAATTTCAGCTTGAATCTTAATTCAAATAATCAACTTTTAATTATTGGGGTTCCAGTTTATGAAGAAAGAATTCCAGATTTAGTTAAAGAGCCATTAAATAATCTTAGAGGAGAAGGGCAAGGAGTAATTTTAATAGCTGTTTATGGAAATATTGGTGAGGGTATAGCACTTCAAGAACTAAAAAATTTAGTCGAAAAAAATGGCTTCAATGTAGTTGCGGCAGGATCGTTTATTGGAGAACATTCATTTTCTAATTCCCAATTAAAAATTGCAACAGGACGACCTGATGAAGATGACTTAAAGCAAGCAGAACAATTTGCTATAAGAATAACTGAGAAGTTGCTAAAGATTGATAATATTGAAGAAATTTCTAAGTTAAATATTCAAGGTGAATTGCCATTAATGGCTAAATTTTTACCCAAAAATAGTGCTAAAATCTTTGCTAAAAGACCTAAAGTTGCTAAGGAAAAATGTAATAACTGTGGTATATGTATTAAGGTATGTCCAGTAGGGGCTATTGATCAAGAAGAGCTGAAAATAAACAATGAAATATGTTTGCGTTGTTTTGCTTGTGCAAAGAAATGTCCTCAAGAAGCTAGAAATATTAAGTTTAAAAAAGAATTATTAGTTAAATTTATTTTAAGAAAAAAGGGTGCAGAAAGAAAAGAAGTAAAAATTTATCTTTAG
- a CDS encoding epoxyqueuosine reductase, whose translation MKQKLKKLIKEYVKDYPAHKEVETEWREPIIKFADANDQGFIKLKEIIGPTHALPQDFLTDAQSVIAYFIPFDQAVVNSNIEGRYSSKAWAKAYIESNDLISNLNKCIKQKLDSLNYKSTIIPATHNFDQESLISDWSHRHVAYLAGVGKFGLNNMLITTKGCCGRVGSIVSNLKIEPSKRDDKEYCLYYSSGVCKKCVQRCVNDALKVDSFDRHKCYEILLANDKLHADLGLTDVCGKCCVNLPCSFSDPVR comes from the coding sequence TTGAAGCAAAAGCTTAAAAAATTAATTAAGGAATATGTAAAAGACTATCCAGCACATAAAGAGGTGGAAACTGAATGGAGAGAACCTATAATCAAGTTTGCTGATGCCAATGATCAAGGATTTATTAAGTTAAAGGAGATTATTGGCCCAACTCATGCTCTGCCTCAAGATTTTTTAACAGATGCCCAAAGTGTTATTGCTTATTTTATTCCTTTTGATCAAGCAGTTGTAAATTCAAATATAGAAGGAAGATATAGTTCTAAAGCTTGGGCTAAAGCTTATATAGAAAGTAATGATTTAATATCTAATCTGAATAAGTGTATTAAGCAGAAGCTTGATAGTCTTAATTATAAGTCTACTATTATACCTGCTACTCATAATTTTGATCAAGAGAGTTTAATCAGTGATTGGTCACATCGACATGTAGCTTATCTTGCGGGGGTGGGTAAATTTGGCTTAAATAATATGTTAATTACAACTAAAGGGTGTTGTGGTAGAGTTGGAAGTATAGTAAGCAACTTAAAAATAGAGCCTAGTAAAAGAGATGATAAAGAATATTGTCTTTATTACAGTAGTGGAGTCTGTAAAAAATGTGTACAAAGATGTGTCAATGATGCCTTAAAAGTTGATTCTTTTGATAGGCATAAATGTTATGAAATATTGTTAGCTAATGATAAATTACATGCTGATCTTGGCTTAACTGATGTCTGTGGCAAATGTTGTGTTAATTTGCCGTGTTCCTTTAGTGATCCAGTAAGATAA
- a CDS encoding GNAT family N-acetyltransferase, producing MIIREIQKKDAEDFLELCKKLDRETEFLLLEPGERKLTVAEQKRKIINTQAARNKNIFLVEDEGSLIAYLGAYGGEFKRNFNTIYIVVAVLEGYTGQGIGSRLFHHLEQWGQEEEFHRFELTVMSHNNRAINLYKKMGFEIEGLRKDALFINGKYIDEYYMSKLI from the coding sequence ATGATTATAAGAGAGATTCAAAAGAAGGATGCAGAAGATTTCCTTGAATTATGCAAAAAATTAGATAGAGAAACAGAATTTCTACTTTTAGAACCTGGAGAAAGGAAGCTGACAGTAGCAGAGCAAAAGAGAAAGATTATTAATACTCAGGCTGCAAGAAATAAAAATATTTTTCTTGTAGAAGATGAGGGGAGTTTAATTGCTTATTTAGGTGCATATGGAGGAGAGTTTAAGAGAAATTTCAATACTATTTACATAGTAGTAGCTGTCTTAGAAGGTTATACAGGTCAAGGAATTGGAAGCAGGCTTTTTCATCACTTAGAACAATGGGGTCAAGAGGAGGAATTCCATAGGTTTGAGTTAACTGTAATGTCCCATAATAATAGAGCTATCAATCTTTATAAAAAAATGGGCTTTGAAATAGAAGGTTTAAGAAAAGATGCTTTATTTATTAATGGTAAATATATAGATGAATATTATATGAGTAAATTAATTTAA
- a CDS encoding GNAT family N-acetyltransferase, whose amino-acid sequence MAKEDELKVIVKMKLKMFKEAGVDDHLPSNAYDDILESYQELYKQDKMRHFCFQDQGEIVACAGGFIKEDIPFSFFNPPYYGFIGDVYTVVKYRGNGYATRLTNQVIQWLKEKNVEVIRLLASKAGEGIYKKLGFKVSDEMVLEL is encoded by the coding sequence ATGGCAAAAGAGGATGAGTTAAAAGTAATTGTTAAGATGAAATTAAAGATGTTTAAAGAGGCAGGAGTAGATGATCATTTACCTAGTAATGCTTATGATGATATTTTGGAGTCTTATCAAGAGTTATATAAGCAAGATAAAATGAGACATTTTTGTTTTCAAGATCAAGGAGAAATAGTTGCTTGCGCAGGAGGTTTTATTAAAGAAGATATCCCTTTTTCTTTTTTTAATCCACCTTATTACGGTTTTATAGGAGATGTTTATACAGTTGTTAAATATCGTGGAAATGGATATGCAACAAGATTAACCAATCAGGTGATTCAATGGTTGAAAGAAAAAAATGTAGAGGTGATCAGGCTTTTAGCCTCTAAAGCTGGGGAAGGTATCTATAAAAAGTTGGGATTTAAAGTGTCAGATGAGATGGTTCTTGAATTATAG
- a CDS encoding ACT domain-containing protein — MNNTELTLVALEEVFAICQLAATEEIPAWSQQNSSFISITLTAEELSIVCPESFVPDGIKAELGWKTLKVKGQLDFSLTGILSSIAEPLAKNEISIFAISSYDTDYILVKQEDFNEAINILSNDFKIE, encoded by the coding sequence ATGAATAATACAGAATTAACATTAGTTGCTTTAGAGGAAGTTTTCGCTATTTGCCAGTTAGCAGCTACAGAAGAGATTCCTGCTTGGTCACAGCAAAATTCTAGTTTTATTTCAATAACTCTTACAGCTGAGGAGCTTTCAATAGTTTGTCCTGAGAGCTTTGTTCCAGATGGGATAAAAGCGGAACTGGGCTGGAAAACCTTAAAAGTTAAAGGACAATTAGATTTTAGTTTGACAGGAATTTTGTCTTCTATTGCTGAACCTCTTGCTAAAAATGAAATTAGTATTTTTGCTATATCAAGTTATGATACTGATTATATTTTAGTAAAGCAAGAAGATTTTAATGAGGCGATAAATATTTTGAGTAATGATTTTAAAATTGAATAA
- a CDS encoding M48 family metallopeptidase, producing the protein MKLEINSKEKLYFVLMLIFSLFIYLGLIFSIIGGFYILIFAIAALISHGVYIGYIKGNGIKVSNKQFPEIYQTAQELSEKLELKRVPSIYILQSGGLLNAFATRFFGRNFVIIYSDVLELAYEEGEEAVAFVVGHELAHLKRKHLRWRYLLYPAMIIPFLAKAYFRACEYTCDQIAFQLRPEGAISGLLVLAAGKKMYKRVNIEEVINQAEEERGFWLCLSEILSTHPHLSKRLTRIYDNKFLFSDESSNSLGI; encoded by the coding sequence ATGAAACTTGAGATTAATTCAAAGGAGAAATTATATTTTGTTTTGATGTTAATTTTTAGCTTGTTTATCTATTTAGGACTGATTTTTTCAATTATTGGTGGCTTCTATATCTTAATTTTTGCTATAGCAGCTCTTATTTCTCATGGAGTATACATTGGTTATATTAAAGGAAATGGGATAAAGGTATCAAATAAACAGTTTCCAGAAATTTATCAAACTGCCCAAGAATTATCTGAGAAATTAGAATTAAAAAGAGTACCTTCAATCTATATTTTACAATCTGGAGGATTACTAAATGCATTTGCAACAAGATTTTTTGGTAGAAACTTTGTTATTATCTATTCTGATGTATTAGAGTTAGCCTATGAGGAAGGTGAAGAAGCAGTTGCTTTTGTTGTAGGCCATGAATTAGCCCATCTAAAAAGAAAGCATTTGCGCTGGAGATATTTATTATATCCAGCGATGATTATACCTTTTTTAGCTAAGGCTTATTTTAGAGCTTGTGAGTATACTTGTGATCAAATAGCTTTTCAATTAAGACCAGAAGGAGCAATTTCTGGACTCCTAGTTTTAGCAGCAGGAAAGAAGATGTACAAGAGAGTTAATATAGAAGAAGTAATCAATCAAGCTGAGGAAGAAAGAGGATTTTGGCTTTGCTTATCAGAAATTTTATCAACCCATCCACATCTAAGCAAAAGATTAACTAGAATATATGATAATAAATTTTTATTCTCAGATGAAAGCTCAAATAGCTTAGGTATTTAA
- a CDS encoding alpha/beta fold hydrolase, which translates to MNSKVILVHGYKKNQNDMLVLKENLEDLDYDVILVDLPLTFKKIEACNSIFKQKIEKIISNLDQNEKISFVGHSTGGLIIRCFLSNTEYQGRVHRCVLIATPNQGSQLANIAAKFANIFINIFKTLDSLRSSNVQKLFLEDIATIEVGAIAGNKNNLFLGKLLKNENDGRVQVDSVKYNGLKDFIVIPYGHKEIHYKFKTAELVDSFLRKGKFKR; encoded by the coding sequence ATGAACAGCAAAGTAATCTTAGTACATGGATATAAGAAAAACCAGAATGATATGTTAGTTTTAAAAGAAAATTTGGAAGATTTAGATTATGATGTGATATTGGTTGATCTACCTTTAACCTTTAAAAAGATTGAGGCTTGTAATTCTATCTTCAAACAGAAAATAGAAAAAATCATATCTAATTTAGATCAGAATGAAAAAATTAGTTTTGTTGGTCATAGTACAGGTGGATTAATCATAAGATGCTTTTTATCTAATACAGAGTATCAGGGTAGAGTTCATAGATGTGTTTTAATAGCTACTCCAAATCAAGGAAGTCAATTAGCTAATATAGCTGCTAAATTTGCTAATATATTCATCAATATTTTTAAAACCTTGGACTCATTAAGATCTAGTAATGTTCAAAAACTGTTTTTAGAAGATATAGCTACTATTGAAGTAGGAGCTATTGCTGGTAATAAGAATAATTTATTTTTAGGAAAGTTACTGAAAAATGAAAATGATGGTAGAGTTCAAGTTGATTCTGTAAAGTATAATGGATTGAAAGATTTTATTGTTATCCCTTATGGTCATAAAGAAATCCACTATAAATTTAAAACAGCAGAGTTAGTAGATTCCTTTCTAAGGAAGGGGAAATTTAAAAGATAA
- a CDS encoding DHHW family protein — protein sequence MKHFTILIFAMVVGIITIVNLLLPPRSFSEFENRYLSQKPDFHWNDLISGRYTEKYESYVADQFIFRNQWMGLKAFFEEALLKKENNNIIFGKKGYLFNKYLTLADNFFTNVETLNSFLQIYKDQNIYVAIAPNSYTILEDLVPIGLYNVNQAKWLQWLKEELNLSDRRFIDLYQALKKHTNKYIYYRLDHHWTSTGAYYAYEAYSKEVGFLAVPLEKFTPKVIEDFYGTFYSAAKKKKGKADFIWYDPHLDANFYVDGVLKSSIYDLSFADGRDKYAMFLHNNPSRASIKSHLNSKTDRKKLLVFKDSYANSMIPFLTNHYAQIEIIDLRYYNGSIAALMNESWDHILFLFNFISFSKDPYLVKLKY from the coding sequence TTGAAACACTTTACTATTTTGATATTTGCCATGGTTGTAGGAATTATAACTATAGTTAATTTATTGCTTCCCCCCCGGTCATTTTCAGAATTTGAAAATCGTTATTTGTCTCAAAAACCTGACTTTCACTGGAATGATTTGATTAGTGGAAGATATACAGAAAAATACGAAAGTTATGTAGCAGATCAATTTATCTTTAGAAATCAATGGATGGGGTTAAAAGCTTTTTTTGAAGAAGCACTACTTAAAAAAGAAAATAATAATATTATTTTTGGAAAAAAGGGATATTTATTTAATAAATATTTGACATTAGCAGATAATTTTTTTACTAATGTTGAAACATTAAATAGCTTTCTTCAAATTTATAAAGATCAGAACATTTATGTTGCAATTGCCCCAAACAGCTATACTATTTTAGAAGATCTAGTACCTATAGGTCTATATAATGTCAATCAGGCTAAATGGCTTCAATGGCTAAAAGAGGAGCTAAATTTGTCCGACAGAAGATTCATAGATCTATACCAAGCACTTAAAAAACATACTAACAAATATATTTATTACCGCTTGGATCACCACTGGACAAGCACAGGAGCATACTACGCTTATGAAGCTTACTCCAAAGAAGTAGGATTTTTAGCGGTGCCATTGGAAAAATTCACTCCTAAAGTCATTGAAGACTTTTATGGTACTTTCTACTCTGCTGCAAAAAAGAAGAAGGGAAAGGCCGATTTCATTTGGTATGATCCACACTTAGATGCTAACTTTTATGTAGATGGTGTATTAAAATCATCTATCTATGATTTAAGCTTTGCAGATGGACGTGATAAGTATGCTATGTTTCTTCATAACAATCCTAGTAGAGCTTCCATTAAGAGTCATTTAAATTCTAAAACAGATAGAAAAAAACTTTTAGTCTTCAAAGATTCTTATGCAAATAGCATGATTCCTTTCTTGACAAATCACTATGCACAGATAGAAATAATAGATCTTCGCTATTATAATGGGAGTATAGCAGCTTTAATGAATGAAAGTTGGGACCATATCCTCTTCTTATTTAATTTTATTTCATTTTCTAAAGATCCATATTTAGTTAAATTAAAATATTAG
- a CDS encoding MBOAT family O-acyltransferase — translation MVFSSLLFLFRFLPFALAIYYITPYFMKNGVLLIISLIFYAWGEPRYILIMLISILVDYTASNAIDYFQKLWVKRLFLGFSLFTNIGLLMTFKYIDFFIANLNSVLNTEFTPLRLTLPLGISFYTFQTMSYTLDVYKGKVKAEKNIINFGAYVCLFPQLIAGPIVKYVDIQKELKDRKIKLEQISEGIRYFIMGLASKVIIANAIGMLWKDIEAIGVTHVSMAMAWLGIIGYTFQIYFDFSGYSLMAIGLGKMLGFQFPKNFDFPYLSTSITEFWRRWHITLGDWFREYLYIPLGGNRKGVKRQRLNLFIVWSLTGFWHGASWNFILWGLYFAFFLIIEKEFLLEWLYNHKIFSHIYAMIVIIFGWVIFATPNITQLWLYIHKMFSFDRGQDYLYALSNYGITFLLAILFSTYWIKKVYERYAQRFILVGIALMIIFLISVSYLVDSTFNPFLYFRF, via the coding sequence ATGGTATTTAGTAGCTTGTTATTTTTATTTCGATTTTTACCCTTTGCACTAGCTATCTATTATATAACACCCTATTTTATGAAAAATGGGGTGTTACTTATCATCAGTTTGATTTTTTATGCCTGGGGTGAACCAAGATATATCTTAATTATGCTTATTTCTATCCTAGTGGACTACACGGCTTCTAATGCTATTGATTATTTTCAAAAACTCTGGGTGAAACGCTTATTTTTAGGCTTCTCTCTTTTCACTAATATAGGTCTTCTGATGACTTTTAAATATATTGATTTTTTCATTGCTAATTTAAATAGTGTACTAAATACAGAATTTACCCCTCTAAGACTAACACTTCCTTTGGGCATTAGTTTTTATACTTTCCAGACAATGTCATATACCTTAGATGTGTATAAAGGAAAAGTAAAAGCTGAAAAGAATATTATTAATTTTGGAGCATATGTATGTTTGTTTCCACAGCTTATAGCAGGACCAATTGTAAAATATGTAGATATACAGAAAGAACTGAAAGATCGCAAGATAAAATTAGAGCAAATTAGCGAAGGAATTCGCTATTTTATCATGGGACTTGCCAGTAAAGTAATTATTGCTAATGCTATCGGTATGCTTTGGAAAGATATAGAAGCAATAGGAGTTACTCATGTATCTATGGCTATGGCTTGGCTGGGGATTATCGGGTATACCTTTCAAATTTACTTTGATTTCAGTGGTTATTCCCTTATGGCCATAGGTCTTGGCAAGATGCTTGGTTTTCAATTTCCTAAAAACTTCGACTTCCCTTATTTGTCTACAAGTATTACCGAGTTTTGGCGAAGATGGCATATAACCCTTGGTGATTGGTTTAGAGAATATCTGTATATTCCCCTTGGTGGGAATCGCAAAGGGGTTAAAAGACAACGATTAAATTTGTTCATTGTTTGGTCTTTAACTGGATTTTGGCATGGTGCCAGTTGGAATTTTATTTTATGGGGGCTTTATTTTGCCTTCTTTCTAATAATAGAAAAAGAATTTTTATTAGAATGGCTTTACAATCATAAAATTTTCTCCCATATATATGCTATGATAGTTATAATCTTTGGCTGGGTAATTTTCGCTACACCAAACATTACTCAGCTATGGCTATACATACATAAGATGTTCTCCTTTGACAGAGGTCAAGATTATTTATACGCCCTTAGTAATTATGGGATAACCTTTCTATTAGCTATCTTATTTTCAACTTATTGGATCAAAAAAGTATATGAACGATATGCACAACGATTCATCTTAGTTGGAATTGCCTTAATGATAATATTTTTAATTTCAGTAAGTTATTTGGTAGATTCGACCTTTAATCCATTCTTATATTTTAGGTTTTAG
- a CDS encoding DUF4358 domain-containing protein yields the protein MTFIIVACTSEKKVVLGEDFLKKAHTSVKEAYGENYLPRMPINEDVLAKVYGIPMNLVKEDIAEGPMMSAHVDTFIGLKVKEDKDAVNQVANALRSYHSELVNNSLQYPANMAKVKAAKVLVIENYVFFLMLGKINDKEGLTEEERLEFAQEQVQIGVKAIEDLVK from the coding sequence ATGACATTCATAATTGTAGCATGTACTTCAGAAAAGAAAGTAGTTTTAGGAGAAGATTTCTTAAAAAAGGCACATACATCTGTTAAAGAAGCATATGGGGAAAATTATCTCCCACGAATGCCTATTAATGAAGATGTTTTAGCAAAGGTTTATGGTATTCCAATGAATTTAGTAAAAGAAGATATTGCCGAAGGGCCTATGATGAGTGCACATGTTGACACCTTTATTGGGTTAAAAGTAAAGGAAGATAAAGATGCTGTAAATCAAGTAGCCAACGCTTTAAGATCATACCATTCAGAATTAGTCAACAACAGCTTGCAATATCCTGCTAATATGGCCAAGGTGAAAGCAGCAAAGGTTTTAGTCATTGAAAATTATGTATTCTTTTTAATGCTTGGTAAAATTAACGACAAGGAAGGACTAACTGAAGAAGAAAGACTTGAATTTGCTCAAGAACAGGTTCAAATTGGTGTGAAAGCCATAGAGGACTTAGTGAAATAA